A stretch of Pseudomonas taetrolens DNA encodes these proteins:
- a CDS encoding DUF4823 domain-containing protein: MRGLIVMLALLALGGCMKVSDLGEGARDQLSDAGLLDHSNTRRSNSLRIQADSFVYIAQGAFAPVGDPYMPPNVVAEEAYNSFIEYFPMVRRAKAPLGLDHAMAEARSFGAHYLLYTRFARADDRIGNSDEWLDQEENSRLGVDSGVIQVMLIETSTQYLIDTATLRSRGGLLTFHDNRPADLIGPPLAKYARSLIGLSDQ, encoded by the coding sequence ATGCGTGGTCTGATTGTAATGCTGGCTTTGTTGGCGCTGGGTGGCTGTATGAAAGTCAGTGATCTGGGGGAGGGCGCGCGTGATCAGTTGAGTGACGCAGGCCTGTTGGACCACAGCAACACGCGGCGCAGCAACTCACTGAGGATCCAGGCGGATTCCTTTGTCTATATTGCCCAGGGGGCCTTTGCTCCGGTCGGCGATCCCTACATGCCCCCCAATGTGGTGGCCGAAGAAGCCTACAATAGCTTTATCGAATACTTCCCGATGGTGCGTCGTGCCAAGGCGCCGTTGGGGCTGGATCATGCCATGGCCGAGGCCCGTAGCTTTGGCGCCCATTACTTGCTGTACACGCGTTTTGCCCGGGCCGATGACCGTATCGGCAACAGCGACGAATGGCTCGATCAGGAAGAGAACAGCCGCCTGGGGGTCGACAGCGGGGTGATCCAGGTGATGTTGATCGAAACCAGCACCCAGTACCTGATCGATACCGCCACCCTTCGCAGTCGCGGCGGTTTGCTGACGTTCCATGACAACAGGCCGGCTGACCTGATCGGCCCGCCGCTGGCTAAGTACGCGCGCAGCTTGATAGGCTTGAGCGATCAATAA
- a CDS encoding DUF1285 domain-containing protein, which produces MSEPVDVSSLLAQIPKADKGLPPVHLWDTAFCGDIDMRIARDGTWYYMGTPIGRKPMVKLFSTIIRRDGDDYFLITPVEKVGIKVDDAPFVAIAVEVEGADEQQVLRFTTNVDEQLIAGSEHPLRIVIDPVTQEPAPYVHVRRNLEALIHRNVFYQLVELAVTREIDGQRWLGVWSSGVFFPIGLEP; this is translated from the coding sequence ATGAGTGAGCCGGTGGACGTCAGTAGCCTGTTGGCGCAAATCCCCAAGGCCGATAAGGGCTTGCCGCCTGTTCATTTGTGGGACACGGCGTTTTGCGGTGACATTGACATGCGCATCGCCCGTGATGGCACCTGGTACTACATGGGTACGCCGATTGGCCGCAAGCCCATGGTCAAGCTGTTCTCGACCATCATTCGGCGTGATGGCGATGATTACTTTCTGATCACGCCGGTGGAGAAGGTCGGGATCAAAGTCGATGACGCGCCTTTTGTCGCGATTGCCGTTGAGGTTGAAGGGGCCGATGAGCAACAAGTCCTGCGTTTCACCACCAACGTGGATGAGCAACTCATCGCGGGCAGCGAGCACCCGCTGCGGATCGTGATCGATCCCGTGACCCAGGAACCTGCGCCTTACGTTCATGTACGACGCAACCTCGAAGCCCTGATTCATCGTAACGTCTTCTACCAATTGGTCGAACTGGCCGTGACTCGGGAAATCGACGGGCAGCGCTGGTTAGGCGTCTGGAGCAGCGGCGTGTTCTTCCCGATCGGGCTTGAACCGTAA